In Megalopta genalis isolate 19385.01 chromosome 17, iyMegGena1_principal, whole genome shotgun sequence, a single genomic region encodes these proteins:
- the Tif-IA gene encoding RNA polymerase I-specific transcription initiation factor RRN3 homolog Tif-IA has product MSVVSSRVSSVSSILKAPGVRSQLIRQSNRVYFKLPNNLKNIIYNFENGSGIKDYEELICILRDSNIKDSDLIEFLTNVRHCISLLSPVHKLLVETLLQMKWTNRSSEVASAYKTFIEDLICMQIHFAKNVIDNLVEHFKPEDDDDTKWEGGKCIDVQRLSHIHDVLRKILIVVPMSSKLLLQSLRGRFPYIVHGTHTHEVYIYALLQILEYAPQLRSDILSLIINRLMVLDVNIPRLETDNEDEDLMDDSSECDSTTGNENNVVADSDITETDKIHPIAHKLDVCMEQILKYMHDFCFIEGVLQIEPLKSLYFDLLQIFETVILPTHASQYVQYIIFYICSFKTAVSEAFIDWLWRKVTNPNIPSIIRRSSVAYIASFLVTANFITTSIVKVVQFKLCKWIHDYINMQDHSSYVSNEKKDHTVFYSVCQALFLIISKRHNDYPDSKKYMLYLQELDLAKIITSKLNPLKACHPEILHSFAEITRMYQLAYCYTIIENNTRSQLPIFNSNKTALTTIENFFPFSSYTLQQSSKKLVSLVRDNVTNSNEYRTSIEYKEDIDYMTE; this is encoded by the exons ATGTCAGTTGTATCATCAAGAGTTAGTAGTGTCTCATCGATATTAAAGGCTCCAGGAGTCAGGTCGCAATTAATTAGACAATCTAACAGGGTTTACTTTAAGCTTCCAAATAATTTAAAgaatattatttacaattttgAGAATGGCAGTGGAATTAAGGATTATGAAGAATTAATATGTATCTTGCGAGATTCTAATATAAAG GATTCAGATCTTATAGAATTTTTAACAAATGTTAGACATTGTATATCATTACTCAGTCCAGTTCATAAATTACTTGTTGAAACACTTCTACAGATGAAATGGACTAATCGTTCTTCAGAAGTTGCATCTGCTTATAAAACATTTATAGAGGATTTAATTTGTATGCAAATTCATTTTGCTAAAAATGTGATAGATaatttagttgaacattttaagccag AAGACGATGATGATACAAAGTGGGAAGGTGGAAAGTGTATTGATGTTCAAAGATTAAGTCACATACATGATGTTCTACGCAAAATCTTAATAGTTGTGCCCAT GTCAAGTAAACTTCTATTACAGTCACTTAGAGGAAGGTTTCCATATATTGTTCACGGAACCCATACGCATGAAGTGTATATTTATGCATTACTTCAAATATTGGAATATGCACCTCAATTAAGATCTGACATTTTGTCTCTAATTATTAATag GCTCATGGTATTAGATGTAAATATACCACGATTAGAGACAGATAATGAAGATGAAGACTTAATGGATGATAGTAGTGAATGCGACAGTACAACTGGTAATGAGAACAATGTTGTTGCAGACAGTGATATAACAGAAACAGATAAAATACATCCAATAGCTCATAAATTGGATGTATGCATGGAACAGATTCTGAAATACATGCATGACTTCTGTTTTATTGAAGGAGTTTTGCAAATAGAACCTTTAAAAAGTCTTTACTTTGATTTATTGCAAATATTTGAGACAGTAATATTACCAACCCATGCAAGTCAATATGTGcagtatattatattctatatctGTAGttttaaaacagctgtttcagaGGCTTTTATAGATTGGTTATGGCGTAAAGTTACAAATCCTAATATACCTTCTATAATACGGCGATCATCTGTAGCATATATTGCAAGTTTTCTAGTTACAGCTAATTTTATTACAACTAG CATTGTGAAAGTGGTGCAGTTTAAATTGTGTAAATGGATACATGATTATATCAACATGCAAGACCACTCAAGCTATGTAAGTAATGAGAAGAAAGATCATACAGTATTCTATTCAGTATGTCAAGCGTTATTTCTCATAATTAGTAAAAGGCATAATGACTATCCTGATTCAAAAAAAT ATATGCTATATTTACAAGAGTTGGACTTAGCAAAAATTATTACTTCTAAGTTGAATCCATTGAAAGCTTGTCATCCTGAAATTCTGCACAGTTTTGCAGAAATTACGCGAATGTATCAATTGGCATATTGTTATACCATAATTGAGAACAATACACGAAGTCAACTTCCAATTTTTAATAGCAATAAGACCGCATTAACTACAATCGAAAATTTTTTTCCGTTTAGTTCGTATACTTTACAGCAAAGTAGTAAAAAATTAGTTTCTTTGGTTCGTGACAATGTTACTAATAGTAACGAATACAGGACATCTATAGAATATAAAGAAGACATTGATTACATGACTGAATAA